From Halomarina ordinaria:
GCGACGGGGCCGTCGAGCCACAGGCGTCGGTCCCCCCCGAGGCGTACGAGAACGCCGCCGCCCGCGAGGTGCGCGAGGAGACGGGGTACGACCCGGGAGCGGTGCACTTCCTCGAGGACGTCTGGGTCTCGACGGGCGTGTTGCGCCACCGCCGCGGCCTCGTCTTCGCCACCGACCTCGAACCGGCCCAGCGCGCGCTCGACACCAACGAGTTCATCGAGGTGACGCGCGTGCCCGTCGCGGACGTCTTCGAGCGGGTGCGCGTCGACCCCGCGAACGACGCGACGCTCGAAGGCGTGTTGCTAGCTGAGCGGGCGGGCCTGCTCGACTGAGCCGGCGCGGTCGACGCAACCGACGGGACCGACGCCCTCGCAACTGAGTCTTTATCCGTCCGGACCCGCTCACCTCGACCATGGACGACGAGATCTCCGTCGACGAGTTGAACGCGCTGCTGGAGGACGGCGAGGACGTCCGCCTCGTCGACATCCGCTCGCGCGCGGCGTTCGAGCGGGGACACATCGAGGGCAGCGAGAACATCCCGTTCGCGGAACTCCCGAGTCACATCGAGGAACTCGACGGTGCCGACCACATCGTCACCATCTGTCCGATGGGGAAGTCCTCGATTCAGGCCGCCCGCCTCATCAAGTCCTACGAGGGGACGAGCGGCGCCACCGTCGAGAGCCTCCGCGAGGGGCTCAACGGCTGGGAGTACGGACTCGTCGACGGCGACAGCGACGGCGACGGCGACGAGGGGAGCGGCCACGGCGAGCAGCGGGCGCAGGCGAGCGCGACGAGCGAGGGCCCGGACGCGCCGTTCTGAGTCGGAGGGGCGTCACGCGTCGTTCGTCACTCACCGCCCCGTCTCCCCTCGGACGCGTCGCTCTCGGCGCGAGCGGTCGGAAAAGCGGAATCGGAAGGGGGGTCAGGCGACGTTGAAGCCCTTATCGCGCAGGAAGTCCTCGACCCGGCCGCGGTGGTTGCCCTGCAGTTCGATGGAGTCGTCCTCGACGGTCCCGCCGCAGGCGAACTTCGACTTCAGGTCCGACGACAGCGAGTCCATGTCGACGTCTCGCGGGTCGAATCCCTGGATGACCGTTACCTCCTTCCCGTATCGGCGCTCGTCGATGCGGATGCTTATCTCCTGGGACTCTCTCGCGACGTCCTCGCAGACGCAGAGTTCCTGAGGCAATCCGCACGTCGAGCAGACTTCCGACATTACAGTTGCGAACTACTCGATGCCTATATTAAACGTTGTCGGGAACTGCGAGGAGGACGGGACAGCGCGGTGACGGCGGGCGGTTTCGCCCCGACGCTACAGTCGGGTCCGGTCGTCGACCAGGTCGTCGACGAGCGCGATGGCCTCGTCGGCGAGTGCGCGGTCGGACCGCCCGGCGTACACCGCCCGTTCGTACAGTTCGCCGACGCGACGCGCCCGTTCGTCGGGCATCGTCCCGAGGTACTGCCGGGGGGTCTCGCCGGGGGCGCGGGCGCGACCGGTCCGTTCGAGGAGGTACTCGAGGCGGTCGAACGCGCGCCTGACGTCCGCCTCGGGGTCGTCAGTGGCCGACTGGCGGCGCAACCAGAACGCCCGGTAGGCCCGGCCGTCGAGGCCCGTGCGCCGCACGCCGGCGACGAGGCCGACGGCGAGGGCGAGGCCGAGCGCCGCCTGTTCGGGCGTCGGCGGCGTCAACTGGAAGCCCGCGCCCTCGTCGCCACCACCGTCGCCGTCGCCGGTGTCGGTGTCGCTCCCCCCGCCGTCGGAGCCGAGGCCGTCCGGCCCGGCGACACCGCTCCCGGACTGGCCGCCCGCGCTCTCGTTCGTGCTCTCGTTGCCGTCCGTCCCGTTGGGCGCCGTCTCGTTCGTCTCGTTGGCCGCCGTCCCGTTGTCCGGGTCGGGCTCGGAGTCGTTCTCCGGCGGGTCCGGCCGCGTCTCGTTCGTGTCGACGTCCTCCGTGCCGTTAGCGCGTGCGTCGTCGAGTCGACCCTGTTCGGTCGACTCGCGGGGGCCGGACGGCGTGGGGTCGAAGGCGACCCACCCCTGTCCGGGGAAGTAGACCTCGACCCAGGCGTGGGCGTCGAGGCCGCGGACGACCCACTCGTCGTCGTCGACGCGCTCGCCCTCGGTGTAGCCGGTGACCATCCGGGCGGGGACGTCCTGCGAGCGGAGCATCGTCACCATCGTCGTCGCGTAGTAGGTGCAGTAGCCCGCCTCCATCTCGAAGAGGAACTGGTCCGCGATGTCGCCGCTCGGCTTGCGGACGTCGAGCGAGTACTCCTTCTCGTCTTCGAGGTACGTCTCGACGACGCGGGCGGTGTCGTAGGGGTTGTCCGCGTTCGCGGTCAGGCGCTCGGTGAACGTCCCCACGCGGTCGGGCGTGCTGTCGGGCAACTGGGTGTAGCGCTCGGTCACGCCGTCCGGGTAGCTCGTCCCCGCGTCGCGGAGCTGTCCGGGGCGAGGGGTGGGCGTCTGGCTGACGACCGTGTAGTCGTCACCCGGCGCGAGCGGTTCGGCGGGTTCCAGCCCGCCGAAGTCCGTCGCGCGCGTCGAGTGCCCCGACATGGCGACGGGCTTCCACGCCGCTGGCATCACGTTCAGGTCGTCCTCGGCGGTCACCCGCTGGCGGACCCGCTGGCTCTCGCCGGGGGGCGGGTCGAGGAGGCCGTCACGGTACGGCTGTGACTCCGCGGTGCGAATCCAGCCGTCGCCCGTGTAGCGGTCGTAGGCGTCGATGCGCCAGTAGTCCCCGCGGTCGCTCTCGACGCGGAAGCGAACCTCCGGGCTGAGGTCGATGGCGCCCTGGACGGCGAACTGGCCGTCGTCGTTCACGAGGCTCCCCTCGACCGTCTCGGCCTGCGGGCCGTCCGTCGAGAGCAGCGGCTGGCCCGACCCGGTCGGGACCACGCTCGCCGAGACGGTGAGGACGACCATCGCGGCGACGACCAGCACCACCCCGTCCGCGTCGGCCAGACGGCCGTCACGCCGGTCGAGGTCACCCACCCCGAGGACGACGGCGGCGGCGACGACGCCCACGAGCGCGGTGAGGAGGGACGCGTCCCCCGTGAGGACGAAGAACACGAGCGGGGCGCCGCTGACGCCCGCCGCGAGCGCGTATCGACGCCGGGCCGTCAGGTACCACGAGAGGAACACCGGCACCGGCGCGACGGCGAGCGCCCACAGTTCGGCGTTGATGATGCGAAGGATGGACAGCCCCGTCACCAGCGCGAGGACGTCGCCCCAGATGAAGCGCACCTGGTCGGCGAGCGCGTACGTGTTCGGGACCGTCGGGAAGTAGAGCAGGCCGCCGGCGACGGCGATGACGGCGGTGAGCGCGAACGCCCCGAGCGGCGGGAGGTAGCGCGCGAGCACCACGCCCGCGAGGAGCGACCCCGCCACCAGCAGGGCGAACGTCCCCGGGTCGCCGGTCACGTCGACGATGCCGTAGAGGACGCTCAGGTACGACGCCGTGAGGACGGCCATCGCGGCGACGCTGACCGCGCGCGTCCCCGCGACGGGGACACGGGACCCGAGCGAGGACCGGGCGTCGGTGCTCACGCGCGGACCACCTCACGGCCCGTCCGCAGGTCGTCGTAGGCGACGGTCCGCCCCTGGATGTCGACCGTCACGCGCCCCTCGGCGTCGGCGTGGACGCGCACGTCGGCGCGGTCGAGGTCGGCCGTCGAGAGGTGCCCCGGCGGCGTGCGCGCGAGCAGTTCGAGGGCGGCCAGTCGCTGCCGGTCGCCGAGGCCGCGGTCGAGGGAGCCGCCGGGCGTGACGAGCGACACCTCGACGCCCTCGTTGAGGAGGTACGCGACGATGCTGGCCGTCGCGGCGGCCATCGCGTCGGCGTTGCGTCCCCGGTCGCCGGCGACGGCCTCGCAGGCGAGCGCGACCGTCCCGCTGTCCTCGTCGGCGAACTCCATCACGACGAAGTCACCCTGGCGCTTGGCGCTCGTCTTCCAGTGGATGTCGCGGAGGGCGTCGCCGGGGGCGTACTCCCGCAGGGTGTCGAACGCCTGGCGTTCGGTCGTCCCGGCGCGGTCGACCAGCCCCGTGAAGTACCCGCCCGGCGCGACCCGCTCGACCTCCGGGTAGACGAGCAACTGCTCGTCGGTCGTCGCCTCGTACGTCCGCTCGAAGAGGCCGAGCGCGTCGCGGACCGTCACGGTGAGCGGACCGACCTCGTGGGCCCCCCGCTCGACGAGGTCCACGTCGTACGCGACGGTGCGCGACCCGGCGAGTTCGTGGACCGACCGCCGGGGGCGGACGCCGTAGCCGAGGCGGTCGGTGACCGTCGTCGGACCGCTCGCGTCGACGTGGACGCGCATCGTGCGCGTCTCGCCGGGGAACCCCGGCGCCGGGACGATGCGGTCGACCGAGGGCCGCCCCGCGTAGCGCATCTGGACGACGCCGGCCGCGAGCGCGATGAGCGCCGGGGCGGCGAGGGCGTTGAGCGCCCCCTGGCCGAACGTCGCCGCGAGGACGAACGCGAGGAGCGTCAGCCCGACGACCACGACCCCTCTTCGCGTCGGTCTCATACCGACGTCGTGCCGAGCGCCGTCTCGACGATGTCGCGGCCCGTCCGCTCGCCGCCGGGGGCGGGGCGGATGCGGTGAGCGAGCGTCACGACCGCCTCGCGCTGGACGTCGTCGGGGACGACGTACCCCCGGCCGTCGAGGACTGCCCGCGCCTGGGCCGCCCGCAGGAGGGCGATGGAGCCGCGGGGGCTCACGCCGAGCTGGGCGTGGTCGCGGGTGTAGCGAGCGAGGCGCGTCACGTAGTCACGGACGTCCCCCTCGACGGTGACGCGGGCGACCGTCTCGCGGGCGGCGCGGAGGTCGTCCGCGCTCGCGACGGGGTCGAGCGTCTCGATGGGGTGGTCGCCGACGACCCGCGCGAGGACCTCCGACTCCTCGGCCGCCTCCGGGTAGCCGAGGTGGAGTTGCTTCATGAAGCGGTCGAGTTCGGCCGCCGGGAGTTCGTAGGTCCGGTCGCGTTCGACGGAGTTTTGCGTCGCGATGACGACGAAGGGGTCGGGGACGTAGTGGGTCTCGCCGTCGACGGTCACCTGCGCCTCCTCCATCGATTCGAGGAGGGCGGACTGGGTCTTCGGCGGCGCGCGGTTGATTTCGTCGCCGAGGACGACGTTCGCGAACACCGGCCCCGGACGGAACTCGAACTCGCGGGTCTGCTGGTTGAACACGTTCACGCCCGTCACGTCCGTCGGGAGGAGGTCGGGCGTGAACTGGATGCGCTTGAACGACCCGTCGACCGACCGTGCGACGGCGCGCGCGAGCATCGTCTTGCCGACGCCGGGCACGTCCTCCAGGAGGACGTGCCCCCGCGCCAGCACCGCCGTCACGATGTCCTCGACGGCGTCGTGATGGCCGACGATGACGCGCTCGACGTTCTCGGTGAGGAGGCGGGCGAGGGCGCCCGCCTCCTCGACGGCCACGTCCTCGGCCGTCGCGTCGGCCGCGAGATTATCGCTCATTGTCCCGCTATGTCACCCTGCGTGACAAGTGCTTTCCGTCCGGCCGGCTGGGCGAGGGGTTGTCTCACAGGCTCCACAGGGGCCGGAGCAAAGTAATTCTGCTGATAGCGTGTTGATACGTCAACGGTCCTCAGGGGAGACCTACCACTCCTTGCAGTCGGCGCAGACCAGTCCATCGCCGTCGCGCCAGCGACGCTCGACGTGCGTCCCGCAGGCCGCACACGGCGCGCCCCCGGACGTCCAGTCCATCGTCGAGACGGCGGGTCGAAGCGGGAGCCCGTCGGGGAGGTCGGGCACCTCGGCCGCGACCGGCGAGTCGGCGGCGACTGCTGTCTCACCGTCGGGCGACTCCGACGACGGGTCGCTCGCCTCTCCCGCGCGCGCGTCACTCGTGCAGTCCGCGTCGTCACGGTTCGAGTCGTCACGGTTCGCGCCGTCGCTCTCGGCGTCGGCGTCGGCCGCGGCGAACTCGTCGAGCGAGCGGTCCCGCACCATGTACCCACTCGCGGGGGCGGGACGTATAGCCGTGGCGGACGGACACACACAAGTACCAGCGCCCGTAGGTCGAGGTATGCAGAACGTGCTCGTCGAACTCCTCGGAAGCATCCCGGAACTCGTCACCCGGTTCGTCGACATCGCCACGATGAGCGTCGGACAGGCGGTGCTGCTGGCGATAGGGGCGCTGCTCGTCACCGTCAGCGTCGTCGTCTTCGGCTACCTCGTCTTCGGGGCGTTCGTCCGGCCCATCGCCAACTTCTCCTCGCCCGGCCGCGGCCCCCGCGAGCGCCGCGAGCAGGAGTATCGCGAACCGCGTTACTGAACCTCCTTCTCACTCCGCCCGGTCGAGCGCCGTCGCCGCGAGGTCCACCGCCGTCTCCAGGTCAGGTCCCAGCGGCGCCCCCACCACGACGCTGTCTGCGTACTCGAGCAGCGACCCGAGGCGGTCACCCACCGTCTCGGGCGTCCCGGCCGCCGAGAAGGCGTCGAGCATCGCGGGCGTCACGCGCTCGAACGCCTCGCTGAACGACCCCGCGCTGATGGCGTCGCCGATGGCTTCGGCGCGCTCGGCGTCGACGCCGTGGCGCTCCAGCACCGGGGGAGCCGCCCCCGCGGTGATGAACGCCACGGGCGGCCGGGCCGCCTCGCGGGCGGTCGCTTCCTCGTCGGCGACGCTCACGCTCGCGTACGCCGCGAGGTCGAAGTCGCCGCGCGACTCGGGGCGCTCGTCGAGTCCTTCGTGTACGCGCTCGCGCGCCCACGCGAGGTCCTCGGGGTGCGAGCCGTTGAACAGCAGGCCGTCGGCGTGTTTCGCGGCCATCCGGCACATGTGCGGCCCCTCGCCGCCGACGTAGACCGGAATCGAGTCGCCGCTGGGCGGCGCGTAGTTCAGCCCCGCGTCCTCGGCGACGAACGTCCCGTCGTGGGTGACACGTTCGCCGCGCCAGAGCGCCTGCGCGCTCTTGAACGCCTCCAGCACCGGTCGGAGGCCTCGCTCGTCGAGCAGGCCGAGGTTCCGGAGCGTCGAGGGGTCGCCCGGTCCGATGCCGAACACCGCCCGACCGTCGCTCACCTCGTCGAGCGTGGCGACCGAGGAGGCCAGCCTGACGGGGTGGGTCTCGTAGGGGTTCGCCACCCCCGGCCCGAGGCGGACCTCGTCGGTCGCCCTCGCGATACCCGAGAGCGCGACGAACGGGTCGCGGTTGTTGTAGTGGCAACTCGTGAACACCGTGTCGAAGCCCGCACGCTCGGCTCGCCGGGCGAGGTCGACCACCCGGGAGACGTCGTGTTCGGGCGTGAGTTCGATTCCTCTCATGACGGAAACTCCCACTCCTCGAGGGCCTGGCGGACCAGGTCGTCCTCGCGCGCACGAAACAGGGCGTCGCTACCGGCGTGGTCGCCGAAGTCGAAGTCGCGGACGACGACGACGGGCGTGCCGCCACTCCCCTCGCCGGAGACGAGGTTCGCGGCGGCGGCGAGTTCGTCCACGACGGCCTCGACGGTGACGCCCAGTTCCCGGCCGTCGCGGTCGCGCTCGCCGCGCCAGTCGCGACTCGCGGGCAGGCCGGCCCACCCGATGGCGACGCCGCGCTGGCCGTGGCGGAACGGCCGCCCGCACGTGTCGGTGACGACGACGGGCGTCCCCAGCGATTCGGAGAGCGCCCGCGCGCTCGCCGTCGGGTCCTCCGGGAGGAGGAGCAGGTCCGCCTCGGGGACGTTCGAGCGGTCGATGCCGGCGTTGACCGTGACGTGCCCGAAGCGCGTCTGCGTCAGGAGGAAGGGCGCCTCCAGCAACAGCGCGCTCGACTCCTCCAGGACGACCTGCGCGAACCGGGGGTCCTTCGCCTCGCCCGTGACGGCTTCGAGTCGCTCGGCGACGGCGCGGGCACGCTCGCCGGCCGTCACGTCCGCGAGGTCCATCGTCCGGCCCTCGGCCTTCGAGACGACGGTGCTCGCCACGCAGACGACGTCGTCGGCCCGCAACTCGACGCGCTCCTCGACGAGCGACGCGAGGTCGTCGCCCGCGCGTATCTCGGGCAGGTCGGGGACCGCGAACACCTCCATGCGTGTGACTCGGTGTGACGCGACGTAAAGGGACGCGATACCGGAGAGGTCGGCTGGTGTCGTTCTCGCCCGACATCGAAAGGCGGTCTCGTCGGACTACTCCGCCGAGAGCGTCCACCCGCCGTCAGCCTGAACGTTCAGGTAATAGATACCGTCGAGCCGTTCGGAGGTCGACGCCTCGGTACTCCCGATTTCGTTTATCAAGATGCGGTCGTCCAGCGTGTCGCCCTCGACGGCGTACGCCTCGACGATGAAGTTCCGCTCACCCTCGTGCGTCCCCGAGACTTCAGTCACGCCGCTGAACGCGTACGGTCCCTCGTACTGGTTGCCCGACCCGGACAGGTCGACGGGAGCGTCCTCCGCCCCATCAGTCCCTGGCTGCGCGAGTTCGATGGTCCACTCACCGTCCGCGTCGACGTTGAGTTGGTACGGCCCGCTCCCGAGGCGGTTCGCCTGCCCTCCCTCGACCGCACCGATTTCGTTGACGAGGATGCGGTCGTCCAGTTCGTCGCCCTCGACGGCGAGCGCTTCGGCGATAAAGTTTCGCTCCCCGTCGTGCGTGAAGTCGACGGTCACAACCCCACCCGACACCTCGAACTCGTCACTCGTGTCGGTGCCAGAGCCCTCGAACGAGTACGACTCGCCGGCGGACGAACCGGAACCGTCAAGGTCGGAGTCGTTCTCTGTGTCGTCTCCGGTATCGTCCCCGGTGTCGTTATTCCCGTTTCCGGTGCCGAGTGTCCCGTCCTCGGAGACGCCCGAGGACTGGTTCGTCTCCCCGTCGTCGCCACCCGATTCGTTCCCCTCCGTCGACTCCGCACACCCGGCGAGCGGGAGAAGTGCGGTCGAGCCGGCTAGCGCCAGATAATACCGTCTTGTCAGTGACGTTTCCACACCAGAGTTAATTACTGTCTGGTAATAAATATACAGTGACAATAAATATCGCGGGACAGCCGTTCCGTCCGGTGTCTCCGGCTTACCGCTCCTCGGCGCTCACCTCGTACGCGCCGTCGGAACAGCGGACGACGAGCATGGTCGTCCGCATCGCGGGGTCGGCACCCGTCGCGCTCCCCGGGTTCAGCAGTCGGAGGTCGTCCAGTCGCTCGTCGGTGAGCTGGTGGGTGTGTCCGCTGACGCCGACGACGGGGCCGTCGTGGTCGTCGGCCTCGGCGCGGACGACGCCCTCGACGCGCTCGCGGTAGGTGTCGAGGGCACCCGTCCCGTGGGTGACGACGAACCGGACGCCGTCGAGGTCGACCGACGCCACCTCCGGGAGGTCGCCGTCGGCCATCGGGGGGTCCATGTTCCCCCGGACGGCCGTCAGTTCGGCGGCGAGGTCGACGACCGTCTCGTACGCCTCCCGGGAGTCGAAGTCGCCGGCGTGAATCGTGTGGTCGGCCGCCCGCACCTCGTCTCGCACCCACGCCGGAATCCCCACCGCCCGCGAGGGGACGTGGGTGTCGCTGATGATGGCAACGCGCATGGCCGACCCGTCGGCGGGGAACGGTATAAGCGTCCCGCGGTCCCACACGCCTGCGAGTGCCATGGACGAGACCCACGTCGTCACCTGCTTCCTGCGCGAGGGGAGTGACGTCCTCCTGCTCCGGCGGAGCGACGCCGTCGGGTCGTACTCGGGGCTGTGGGGGGCGGTCGCCGGCCACGCCGAGAGTGACCCCGACGCGCTCGCGCGCGAGGAGATAGCCGAGGAGACGGGGCTGCTCGACGGCTGTGCATTCGTCCGCCGGGGCGACCCCGTGGAGGTGCCGGACGACGCCCTCGGCGTACGCTGGGTGGTCCACCCCTACCTGTTCGACTGCGACTCGCGCGCCGTCGAGACGAACGACGAGAGCGTCGCCCACGAGTGGGTCCCGCCGACGGAGATACGCGAGCGCGAGACGGTACCCGACCTCTGGCGGTCGTACGCCGCGGTCGCGCCCACCGTCGAGCGCGTCGCCGAGGACCGCACCCACGGCGCGGCGTACCTCTCGCTGCGCGCGCTCGAAGTCCTCCGGGACCGGGCGGCGGAGGGTGAAGCGTGGGCCGACCTCGCCGACCTCGCCCGCGACCTGCGAACCGCTCGACCGAGTATGCCGGTCGTGGCCGCCCGAATCGACCGGGCGATGGCCGGCGCGCTCGACGAGGCGGACGGAGAAGCGGAGCCGGCCACCGTCGCGGAACACGCGCAGACCGGCATCGACCGGGCACTCTCGGCCGACGCACTGGCCGCCGAGGCAGTCGTTGCTACCCTCTCCGACCTCGTGGAGGCGGACCGCGCTCCTCGAGTCCTCACCTGCTCGCGGTCGGGGACGGTCCGCGAGGCGCTCGCGGGCGCCGACCTCGACCGGGTCTTCGTCGCCGAGTCGCGCCCCGGGGGCGAGGGCGTCGGGGTGGCCGAGACGCTCGCCGAGGACGTGGACGTGACGCTCCTCCCGGACGCCGCCGTCGCGCAGGCGCTCGCCGACGAGGGCGTCGACGCCGTCCTCGTCGGGGCCGACGCGGTGCTCTCGGACGGCCGGGTCGTGAACAAGGTCGGGACGCGCGCGGCGGCGCTCGCGGCGCACGAGGTCGGTGTCCCCACCTACGCCGTCGCCGCCGCGGACAAGGTGAGTCCGACGACCGACGCACACCTCGAGAAGCGGGAGCGGGAGGCCGTCTACGGGGGCGATGCCCCGCTGTCGGTCTACGCACCCACCTTCGACGTGACGCCCGCGGAGCGAGTGACGCTCGTGACGGAGGACGGCCCGCAGTCGGTCGAGGACGTCCGTGCGCAGGCGGCGGCCGCCCGCGACCGGGCGCGGTGGGTCGAGCGGGCGTAGGACCGAAACGTCGAAGCGTGGCGTTCTTCATTCGTGGAGCAGAACGGACACGCGGTGGCGATGATGAGGGTTACCCCCACTCAGCCCCTTGTGATGACGAACTCACGCTGAGCCACCATCCGATTCAGACAGTCATATGCGACCGCGCCCTGAGCCACGCGTATGCACGCCGCAGTCCACGACTCCGTCTCGGTCGTCTTCGAACCCGACCTGCTCTGCTCGTACCTCCGCGAACGCGACATCGAGGCCTCGCGGTTCGACTCCAGTCGGACGGACGAGTACGACCTCGTCGTCTCCTTCCACCCCGACGAGACGTTCTTCGACGTGCCGTGGGTCCACGGCGTCCGCGCCGGCTACGACGAGTTCCCCGTCGAGCGCTACGCCGAGGAGGGCGTGACGTTCACCAACAGCACCGGCATCCACGGGACGACCATCGGCGAGACGGTGGCGGGGATGATGCTCTCGTTCGCCCGGCGCCTGCACGTCTACCGCGACCACCAGGGGCGGGGCGAGTGGGCGCGTGAACCGTACGAGGCACCCTTCACGCTCGACGGCGAGCGCCTGTGTGTCGTCGGGCTCGGGACGCTCGGCCAGGGTATCGCCCGACGGGCGGCCGGCCTCGGTATGGAAGTGGTCGGCGTCCGCCGGTCGACCGACCCCGTCCCGGGCGTCGACCGGGTGTACCACACTGAGGACCTCCACGACGCCATCGCGGACGCGCGGTTCGTCGCCCTCGCCGTCCCGCTGACGGAGGCGACCGAGGGCCTGTTCGGGCCCGAGGAGTTCGACGGCATGCGCGAGGACGCCTACCTGCTGAACGTCGCGCGAGGCGGCGTCGTCGAGCAGGACGCGCTGGTGTCGGCGCTCGAATCGGGTGCCCTCGCGGGCGCCGGCCTCGACGTGTTCGACCCCGAACCGCTCCCCGAGTCGTCGCCGCTGTGGGGGATGGAGGAAGTCATCGTGACGCCCCACGTCGGGGCGATGACGAACCGCTACCACGCCGACGTCGGCGACCTGGTCGTCGAGAACGTCGAGCGGACGGAACGCGAGGAAGAACTGGTCAACCGCATCGTCTAGCCCGGCGCGTCAGTCGTCGGAGACCGCCCGGACCGCCGACCGCCGCGCGGGGGGACTGCTCGCGTGGGCGTCGGCGACCGATTGCAGCGACCCGACCACGTCGACCATGTCGGGGTGGTCGAGGTGGCGGCAGGCCCGCTCGCTCAGGTCGTCGACGGTCGTCGCGCTCGCCACCTCGTCGCGCAGGGCCTGCCACTCCTCGTGGCGGACGACGACGCAGACGGGTATCTCCGCGACGTCGAGGTGCTGCGCGAACCAGAGGCGGTGGCGGCCGTTGTGCTGTATCACCTCGCCGTCGCGGCCGATGTCGACCTGTATCTCGGCCAGCCAGTCGAAGACCGTGACGTCGTCCGTGTCGGCGAAGAACATCGACTCGTTGGCGACGGGGCGGAACCGGTCGACGAGCGAGTCGTGGTCGCTCGCGGCCGCCTCCTCGAACGAGGTGTCGAGGATGTCACGCGCGGAGCGGTAGCCGTCGTCCCGGATGCTCTCGTACACCTCGTCGAGGGACTCGACCCACGCCCAGACGTCCTCGCCGGTCGCGAACCGCCAGCGCTCCTCGCCCGCGAGTACCCGCTGGACGAGTCCCACGTCCTCCCAGTCGCGGCCCTCCTCGTACCGGGCGGCGAGCGCCTCCCAGATGTAGTCGAACTTCTCGGCGAGCGGTTCGGACTCGACGTCCCAGTCGCCGCCGCGGACGGCGCCGAACTTCCGGAAACAAAAGCGCGTCTCGAAGGGGGAGGAGCGGGTGATACGCGAGGGGTCGACGTACCGCAGCGCCCGGGGGTCCGCGGCCGCGTCGACGCCGCACCGGTTCCGCCAGACGGTGTACTCGTACCACTGCCGGTCGGTCAGGACGGCGCGCTCCAGCGCGAACACCGCGTGTTCGAGGCTGAAGGCCGCCTGGTCCCGTGTCTTCGAGACCACCCGTTCGAGGCCACCCTCCCGGTAGTGTTCGAAGACATTCTTTAGTACCATATAGACACAATAGATAGATAGACACGTAGTTATGTCTATGCTAGACAACGTCCGACGACCCACGTCCCG
This genomic window contains:
- a CDS encoding metallophosphoesterase family protein, whose protein sequence is MALAGVWDRGTLIPFPADGSAMRVAIISDTHVPSRAVGIPAWVRDEVRAADHTIHAGDFDSREAYETVVDLAAELTAVRGNMDPPMADGDLPEVASVDLDGVRFVVTHGTGALDTYRERVEGVVRAEADDHDGPVVGVSGHTHQLTDERLDDLRLLNPGSATGADPAMRTTMLVVRCSDGAYEVSAEER
- a CDS encoding NUDIX domain-containing protein — protein: MDETHVVTCFLREGSDVLLLRRSDAVGSYSGLWGAVAGHAESDPDALAREEIAEETGLLDGCAFVRRGDPVEVPDDALGVRWVVHPYLFDCDSRAVETNDESVAHEWVPPTEIRERETVPDLWRSYAAVAPTVERVAEDRTHGAAYLSLRALEVLRDRAAEGEAWADLADLARDLRTARPSMPVVAARIDRAMAGALDEADGEAEPATVAEHAQTGIDRALSADALAAEAVVATLSDLVEADRAPRVLTCSRSGTVREALAGADLDRVFVAESRPGGEGVGVAETLAEDVDVTLLPDAAVAQALADEGVDAVLVGADAVLSDGRVVNKVGTRAAALAAHEVGVPTYAVAAADKVSPTTDAHLEKREREAVYGGDAPLSVYAPTFDVTPAERVTLVTEDGPQSVEDVRAQAAAARDRARWVERA
- the ddh gene encoding D-2-hydroxyacid dehydrogenase, which codes for MHAAVHDSVSVVFEPDLLCSYLRERDIEASRFDSSRTDEYDLVVSFHPDETFFDVPWVHGVRAGYDEFPVERYAEEGVTFTNSTGIHGTTIGETVAGMMLSFARRLHVYRDHQGRGEWAREPYEAPFTLDGERLCVVGLGTLGQGIARRAAGLGMEVVGVRRSTDPVPGVDRVYHTEDLHDAIADARFVALAVPLTEATEGLFGPEEFDGMREDAYLLNVARGGVVEQDALVSALESGALAGAGLDVFDPEPLPESSPLWGMEEVIVTPHVGAMTNRYHADVGDLVVENVERTEREEELVNRIV